A window of Pelomonas sp. SE-A7 genomic DNA:
GATGCCCGCGACCTGCCGCTGGGCATAGTCACGTCGATCAACGGCAGCGTGCGCTACCTGGGCGAGGTGCGCGGCACGGCCGCCCATGCCGGCACCACGCCGATGGGCAGCCGCCGCGATGCCGCCGCCGCCGTGGCCGAGCTGGTGCTGGCGGTAGAGCGGCTCGCTGGCGAACGCCAGCAGGTAGTCGGGACCGTGGGCATCGTCGAGGTGCCGGCCGGCTCGATCAACGTGATCCCCGGCCGCTGCCGCTTCAGCCTGGACCTGCGCGCAACCAGCGACGCGGCTCGCGACGAGCTCGATGCCGCGGTGCGTGCCGAGCTCGCAGCGATCTGCAGCCGACGCGGGCTGAGCTCCCAGCTGGACCGCACCATGATCGCCGCCGCCGCGCCCAGCGACCCGGCCCTGCAGGCGCGCTGGGAAGCGGCGGTCCAGGCCCAGGGCCTGCCGCTGTTCCGCCTGCCCTCGGGCGCCGGCCATGACGCGATGAAGCTGCACGAGCTCATGCCGCAAGCCATGCTCTTCGTCCGCGGCGGCAACGAGGGCATCAGCCACAACCCGCTGGAATCCATCACGGCCGACGACGCCCAGCTCTGCGTCGAGACCTTTCTTCATCTGCTGGAACAAGCATGAACGACGAGCAAAAGCTGGACGCCTGGATCGACGCCCATTTCGACGAGCAGGTGCGCTTCCTGCAGGAACTGGTGCGCGTGCCCACCGACACGCCGCCGGGCAACAACGCGCCCCATGCCGAGCGAACGGCCGAGCTGCTCCAGGCTTTCGGATACCAGGCCGAAAAGCATGCTGTGCCGGCCGACCAGGTCCAGGCCTATGGCCTGCAGTCGCTGACCAATCTGATCGTGCGTCGGCGCTTCTCCGAATCGGGTCCGACGATTGCGCTCAATGCCCATGGCGACGTGGTGCCGCCCGGCGAGGGTTGGACCCATGGCCCCTACAGCGGCGACATCGAGGACGGCAAGCTCTACGGCCGCGCCGCCGCCGTCAGCAAGAGCGACTTCGCCAGCTACACATTTGCGCTGCGCGCGCTGGAATCGCTGGGCGCGCCGCTGAAAGGCGGTGTCGAACTGCACTTCACCTACGACGAGGAATTCGGCGGCGAGCTGGGCCCGGGCTGGCTGCTGGCGCAAGGTTTGACCCAACCCGACCTGCTGATCGCGGCCGGCTTCAGCTACCAGGTGGTCACGGCCCACAACGGCTGCCTGCAGATGGAGGTGACGGTGCACGGCAAGATGGCCCATGCCGCCATTCCCGACACCGGCGTCGATGCGCTGCAGGGCGCGGTCGCCATCCTGAACGCGCTGTACGCGCAGAACATCGAGTACCGCAAGACCACAAGCCAGGTGGCGGGCATCAAGCATCCCTACCTGAACGTGGGCCGCATCGAAGGCGGCACCAACACGAACGTGGTGCCGGGCAAGGTGGTCTTGAAGCTGGACCGCCGCATGATTCCCGAGGAAGACCCGGTGGCGGTCGAGGCCGGGGTTCGGCGCGTCATCGAGCAGGCGGCCGCTGGCTGCCCAGGCATCACGGTGGAGATCAAGCGCTTGCTGCTGGCCCGTTCGCTGCAGCCGCTGGCCGGCAATGCCGCCCTGGTCGCCGCCCTGCGGAAGCAGGGCGAGGCGGTGTTCGGCGAGCCCATCCCCACCTCGGGCACGCCGCTCTACACGGATGTGCGGCTCTATGGCGAGCGCGGCATCCCGGCCGCCATCTACGGCGCCGGGCCGCGCACCGTGCTGGAGAGCAACGCCAAGCGGGCCGACGAACACCTGGTGCTGGAGGACCTGCGTCGGGCCACCAAGGTCGTCGCAAGGACGCTACGCGAGCTGCTGATTCAGGCCTGATCCCGGGGCGGTCCTGGTGTCCAATGCCCCGATGGCCCAGCCCCCCGAATCACCGGCGCGTCGCTGCCTGCTGCTCGGCGCCGCGTCGTTGAGCCTGCTCCCCGCGCGTTCGCTGGCATTGGCGGCGCCGTTGCAGTTGCTGAGCTATTACGACTACCCACCCTTCCAGGTGGCGCCGGGCCAGGGCCTCAGCCAGGACCTGGCGCAGTGGCTGGAACGCGAGGGCCTGGTCCGTCCGCAGCTGGAGGTGCTGCCGCGGCGACGCGTTGATGCGATCACCGGCAAGGCCGGCTGGCAGGGCCTGGTGCCCTGGGTGGCGCCCAGCTGGTTTCCCAACAAGTCCGCCGAGCGGCCCTTCGTCTGGAGCGAGCCGCTGATGGACGACGAGGACCTGGTCCTCAGCCGTCGCGCCCACCCCATCGTCTTCGAGGGCGTGGAATCGCTGCGCGGCCTGACCCTGGGCGGCGTGTTCGGCCATGTCTACCGCGATGCCGACCCGATGGTCCTGCGCGGCGAGCTGACCCGGCTGGATTCGTTCACCCAGGAAGCCAATCTGCGCATGCTGCAACTGGGCCGTGTCGATGCGATCTTCCTGTCGCGCAGCGGCCTGGGCTGGTGGAAGCGCCGCCTGCCGGAGTTCGATGCCCTCTTCATCGTCGCGGCCCGGCCGCGGATGCGCTACCAGCGCCACCTGATGATCTCGGCCCAGCTGCCGACTTCCTTGCGCGCCGCCCTGCTGGATGCGGTCGTGCGGCTGCGCGCCTCGGCCGATTGGCGCGAGATGCTGGAGCGCTACGAGGTCCATGTGGCCGAGCCGGCCTGCTGCAAGCCGGCCCCGGCCGTGCTCGCCGGCATCCGGCCCTAGAATCCCGCCCCGTGCAAACCCTGAGCCGCTCCACGATGCTGCGCTGGATGGTCGTGATGACCTTCTGGCTGGGCGCGGTGGTGCCTGCTTTCGGCATGGCATGGGCGGCCCAGCAAGGCGAGCTGGCGCCCTGGACCCAGCTCTGCCGCTCCAGCCTGGTCTCGCCGCGTGCCGAGGTCACGAGCTTCAGCCAGGGCGGTCAGGACGATCAGGCTAGCCACGCGATGTTCAAGCATTGCGCCTGGTGCGCCCTGCATCAGCAAGACCTGGCGGCCCCGCCCCCCCTGGCCGTGCCGGCTTTCCAGCCGCTGCCTGGCTTGCGCTTCGGCCTGCCGGAGCGCTTCTTCAGCGCCGAGCTGACGGCCCATGCCTGGCGCCCCGCAGCCGCGCGGGCACCTCCGGCTTCGATCTGACCCCGCCCCCGCGGCGGCCGCCTGCTCCTGCAGCGGCGGCCGCGCCGTCACGATCAAATCCGGAATCGACTTCCCATGCCCACGAAGAATTTCAAGGCGAGCGCCCTGTCGTTTGCCGCCCTGCTCTGCCTGCTGTCCACCGCCCAGGCCTGCGATGAATGCAGCGAAGCCGAGGACGACACGCCGCCGGCCAAGGCCGAAGCCAGCGCCCCCCGGCGCAACCAGCTGGGCCTGGTCCAGGTCCAGGGTGCCGCCCCGACCTCGCTGCCCACCCACATCCCGACCACGCTGGAAGGCATCAAGCGCGCCGACATCGAGCGCTCGATCAACGCCACCGACGCCGAGGATGCGCTGAAGTACCTGCCCAGCCTGCTGGTGCGCAAGCGCTACATAGGCGACTACAACCATGCCGTGCTGTCCACCCGCGCCTCGGGCACCGGCAACAGCGCCCGCTCGCTGGTGTTCGCCGACGGCATCCAGCTGTCCAATCTGCTGGGCAACGGCGCGACCTTCACCCCCCGCTGGGGCCTGGTCACGCCGGAGGAGATCGAGCGGGTCGACGTGCTCTACGGCCCGTTCTCGGCCGCCTATTCCGGCAACGCCGTGGGCGCGGTGGTTGACTACCAGACCCGCATGCCCAAGGCCTTCGAGGCCCATGTGAGGTTGAACCTGGCCAAGCAGCCCAATGACCTCTACGGCAAGAAGCGCGACTTCGACGTGCAACAGCTCAGCGCCTCGATAGGCGACCGCAGCGGCGCTCTGAGCTGGTGGCTCAACGTCAACCAGCTGCACAGCATCGGCCAGCCGCTGACCTTCCCGACCAAGCTGGTCAGCGCGGGCGCCGCGCCCGGCAGCGGCGCGATCAGCGTCACCGGCGCCGTGCTGGACAAGAACCGCAGCAATGTGCCCTGGTACCTCATCGGCACCGGCACCGAGTACGACACCACGCAGAACCACGCCAAGCTCAAGCTGGCCTACGACATCAGCTCCAGCCTGCGCGCCAGCTATGTGCTGGGCACCTGGGGCAATGCGTCCGACGGCAGCTCGCGCAGCTATCTCCGCGACGGGTCCGGCAATGTGGTCGACAACCGCTACGGCGGCGATGTCAGCCAGGCCGTGCTGATCGACGGCAAGCGCTACACGCTTGCGGCCTCGGACTTCACGCGCAGCCGCGACGATCTGGGCCACAGCATGCAGGCCCTGAGCCTGAAGAGTCGCACGGGCGGTGCCTTCGACTACGAATTGGCCGCCAGCACCTACGACTACGGCACCGACCTCTCTCGCGCCTATGCGCCCACGACCAAGGCCCAGGCCGAGGCCGGCCGCATCACCGACCAGAACGGCACCGGCTGGACCACGCTCTCGGCCAAGGGCGTCTACCGGCTGGACCAGCACAGCCTCGACTTCGGCCTGTCTCAGGAGAACTACGAGCTCAGCACGCTGGTCAACGCCACCAATGACTGGCGCAACGGCGGCGTGGCCGCCTTCACCTCGCGCTTCGGTGGCAAGACTTCGACCGACGCGCTGTTCGTTCAGGACGCCATCCAGCTCGGTCGTGACTGGCAGAGCGTGCTGGGCCTGCGCGCCGAGCATTGGACTGCCCGTGACGGCCTCACCGAGAGCGCCTACACCGGCACGGCCGACCGCGGTGTCTGCAGCATTTCGACCCAGCGTTGCGCCCTGGTGCATCCGGAGCGCAGCGCGAACTACCTCAGCCCCAAGGCGGCCCTCTCGCATCAGCTGAGCGAAGACTGGGTGATCAAGGCCAGCACCGGCCGCGCGATCCGCTTCCCCACGGTCAGCGAGCTCTACCAGGGCGGCGTCAACGCGGCAGGCCAGGCGATCAACAACAACCCGGAGCTGAAGCCCGAGCGCAGCTGGACCAGCGAGCTGTCGGCCGAATGGGCGCAAGGCGCCGGCGCCAAGGCCAGCTCGCTGCGCGTGACCCTGTTCCGCGAGGACAGCCGCGACGCGCTGTACTCGCAGCTCAACGTGGCGAGCAATGCCAACACGGTGCAGAACGTCCGCCAGATCCGCACCCACGGTGTCGAGGTCTCGTACAACACGGCAGGCGGTTGGACCGAGCAGCTACTCAAGGGCCTGTCCCTGCTGGGCAGCGTGACCTTCGCCGACTCCAGGATCCTGGCCAACGACGGCTACGTGGCCCTGCCCGGCGACACCCTCGGCAAGCAGCAGCCGCGCGTGCCGCGCTGGCGCGCCACCTTGCTGGCCAGCTGGCAAGCATTGCCGGACCTGGCCCTCAGCCTGGGCGCCCGCTACAGCGGCCCGCAGTTCAGCACGCTGGACAACAGCGACCCGAACGGCTTCGCCTACCAGGCCGCCAGCAAGTACTTCACCACCGATCTGCGCGCCCAGTGGAAGCTGAACAAGCAGTTCATGCTGTCGGCCGGGGTGGACAACCTGAACAACTACCAGTTCTGGAACTTCCACCCCTATCCGCAGCGGACCTGGCACGCGGAAATCCGCTTCGACCTGTGAGGCCTCCGATGAAACAACGCCCATGGATGACGGCGCTGCTGCTGGCCGGCAGCGCCCAGGCCCATGTCACGCTGGAGCAGCGCGAAGCCGAGGCCGGCACACCCTACAAGGCGGTGCTGCGCGTGGGCCACGGCTGCGACGGCTCGGCCACGCGCAAGCTGACCGTGCTGCTGCCCGAGGGCTTCAAGGGCGCCAAGCCCATGCCCAAGGCCGGCTGGACGCTCAGCCTGCGCATGGCCCGGCTCAAGGAACCCTACGAGAGTCACGGCAAGTCCGTCACCGAAGGCCTGGCCGAGGTCAGCTGGACCGCCAACACCGAAGCCGACTGGCTGCAGGACGCCTGGTACGACGAATTCGTCGTTCGCGGCACCCTGCCCGGCCAGCCCGGCCCGCTGTGGTTCAAGGTCCGGCAGGACTGCGTGCAAGGGGCCTGGGACTGGTCCGAGCTGCCTGCCGAGGGCATGTCGACCAGCGGCCTCAAGGCGCCGGCCGTGCTGCTGCGCGTGACGCCGCGAGTGCCGCGCTGAGCCGCCGAGGCGCCGGATTCAGCGCATGGGGACGGCACCGGCGCCGGGCCAGTCGGTGCTGCCTATGCGCTTGAGCCGCATCTCGTAGTTCTTGATCGGCTCGCGGCCGGAGATCAGGACTTCACCGGTCTCGACCCAGGAGTCGCCTTCGATAACGGCCGTGTAGCGGATCGTCACCGCGCCGGCCGGGATGCTCCAGATGAATCCGTTGGCGGTGACGGACAGCGGGAAGTTGCCCGAGCGGCCCAGCGCATTGGACTGCAGCGTGTAGGCCTTGGTGGCCGGGTCATAGCTGATCACGCCCAGGGCATTGAAGCCGATCCGGCCGTCGGCCTCGTAGCCGCGGCCTTCTATCACCTTGACGCTGCCGTCGAGGAAGGAACCGACGCGCTCGGTCTGGACCAGGTCCTGGCGGCTGCCGTCGCGCAACAGGGTCCAGGCCGAGCCGCGCCAGGCGCCGTCCAGCTTGGCCAGTGGAAGCATCGCCTCGCGCTGTGCCCGGATCTGCGCCTGCGGGTCATGGGCGGGTTGGGCCTGCGCGGTCAGGCAGAGAGCCGCCAGCAGCAGGCTCGGAATCAAGGTCTTCATGGCAATGCTCCGGGTTGAGGAGCCGCCATTGTTGGCCGGCCCGCCGGGCAGGCACCGCCGGCTCCGACGGATGGCGAGCCGCGTTCGCCAATCGCAAGCCGGTGCGACGGCCGGTCTTCGTTCCCCCGTGCCTTTGGTCATGCCCGCCAAGTCTGGGCAAAATGGCGCGCCCTCGGGGATTGCGCCCCGGGGATGCAGCAGCAGCATCGCCCCCGTTCGAGGAGACAACCCGCATGAACAGCAAGAGCACCCTGGCAGCCCTGGGCCTGATCGCCCTGGCCGCCGGCGCCGCGGCCCAAGGCCTGGTCTACCCGACCACGCGCAAGGCCGACCAGCAAGACGTCTACCACGGTCAGCGCGTCGCCGACCCCTACCGCTGGCTGGAAGACGACAACAGCGCCGAGACCGCCGCCTGGGTCAAGGCCCAGAACGCCGTCACCGACAAATTCCTGTCGGACATGCCCCAGCGCCTGCCGACCCGCAAGCTCTACACCGATCTCTACAACTTCGAGAAGTTCGGCATCCCCTTCAAGGAAGGCGGCCGCTACTTCTGGACCCGCAACGACGGCCTGCAGCAGCAGAGCGTCTTCTATACGGCTGCCTCGCTGAGCGACAAGCCCACGGTGGCCCTGGACCCCAACACCCTGTCCAAGGACGGCACGGTGGCGCTGTCGGGCTTCATCCCCTCGCCGGACGGCAAGCTGATCGCCTACGGCATCGCCGAGTCGGGCTCGGACTGGCAGCGCTGGAAGGTCCGCAACCTGGCCACCGGCCAGGACATGACGGACGAGGTCCGCTGGGTCAAGTTCTCCAGCGCCGCCTGGACGCCGGACGGCAAGGGCTTCTTCTACTCGCGCTACGACGAACCCAAGGCCGGTGCCGCCCTGACCGGCGCCAACTACTTCCACAAGCTCTACTACCACCGCCTGGGCACCGAGCAGTCGGCCGACCAGCTGGTGTTCGAGAACAAGGACGACAAGCAATGGGGCTTCGGCGCCGAGGTCAGCGATGACGGCAGCCTGGTCTACATAGCCATCTGGAAGGGCGCCGGCAGCAAGAACGGCCTGGCCGTGCTGCCGCTGAACAAGGGCAGCTTCGTGGCCGGCACCAAGGTGCAGGTGATCACGCAGGACTTCGACGCCCTGTACTCGGCGGTCGGCAACGAGGGCAGCACCCTCTTCGTCAAGACCGACCAGGGCGCCTCGCGCGGCCGCCTGATCGCCATCGACCTGAAGAAGCCGGCCCGCAGCGCCTGGAAGACCCTGGTGGCCGAGACTTCGGACACCATGACCAGCGCCCATGCCGTGGGCGGCCGCTTCCTGATCGGCTACCTGCGCGACGCCTCGACCCTGGTCAAGGTCCATGCCAAGGACGGCAAGTTCGTCCGCGACGTGCAGCTGCCCGGCGTCGGCAGCGGCGCCGGTTTCAGCGGCAAGTGGACCGATTCCGAGACCTTCTTCAGCTACACCAGCCTGACCACGCCCTCGGAAGTCTGGCGCTACGACGTGGCCACCGGCCAGGCCACGGTGTTCCAGAAGCCCAAGACCCCGTTCGAGGCCGAGCAGTTCGAGACCCGCCGCGAATTCGTCACCAGCAAGGACGGCACCAAGCTGCCGATCTTCATCGCCCACAAGAAGGGCCTGAAGCTGGACGGCACGAACCCGACCCTGCTGTACGGCTACGGCGGCTTCAACGTGCCCATGACCCCGACCTACGGCGTCACCGCCGCCACCTGGATGAAGATGGGCGGCGTCTACGTGATCGCCTCGCTGCGCGGTGGCAACGAGTACGGCGAGTCCTGGCACGAGGCCGGCACCAAGCTGAAGAAGCAGAACGTGTTCGACGACTTCATCGCCAGCGCCGAATGGCTGATCGCCAACAAGTACACCCAGCCTTCCAAGCTGGCGGTGAACGGCGGCAGCAATGGCGGCCTGCTGGTCGGTGCGGTGGTCAACCAGCGCCCCGAGCTGTTCGGCGCGGCCGTGCCGCAGGTGGGCGTGATGGACATGCTGCGCTTCCACAAGTTCACCATCGGCTGGGCCTGGGTCACCGACTACGGTTCGAGCGAGGACGCCGAGCAGTTCAAGGCCCTGCTGGCCTATTCGCCGCTGCACACGGTCAAGGGCATGCGCAACTACCCGGCCGTCATGGTCACCACCGGCGACCACGATGACCGCGTCGTGCCGGCGCACAGCTTCAAGTACGCGGCCGCGCTGCAGGCCGCCGATACCGGCGCCGCGCCCAAGATCATCCGCATCGAGACCGCGGCCGGCCATGGCGCCGGCAAGCCCACCTCGAAGATCATCGAGGAGCGCGCCGACATGCTGGCCTTCTTCGCCAACACCTTCAAGATGGACACGAAGCAGTGAGCCCCTCGCCCGGGCTCGCCACGCTGAACGCGGGCGAGCCCGGTCGGTCCCCCGAGGGGACGGCGGCGCTTGCGGCCCTGAGCCGCAAGCACTGCCCAAGGCGGGCCGGCTTGGGGCGGCCCGGCGCTCAGCCCGCAATGCAAAGATAAGGCGGGCTTTCTCGCAACGGTTTATTGAACCGGAATCCGGGCCATCAAGAAAAGCTGGACAGAGCGGCGTTCTTCGCCGCTTTGTCGTTTCCGGACGCGGCGAAGATAGCTGCCATGCGATCCAAACACACCGTCAGCCCCGCCTGCCACCACCGGCAAGCCTGCTCCTCCCGGAGCGGGTGCGAGGGCGACAGTCCCCCGCTTCGCACACCCTGACACCAAGCAGTTCCACAGCGCCCAGGCTGCAGACTCCGCCAGGAGGCCTGCCCGGCCCTGCGCTGCCGCGCGTCCACGCCGCGGCCCCATGCCGGTGAGTCGACCACCGGCGTCCTAGGGCGGCGTCCACGCTTCTTCAGGCGGGCCTCGAAAGAGGTCCGCCTTCTTTGCTTGCTGGCTTTCGCTACCCCCAATCCAGGCGATGGGCCAGGGATTCACCTGTCAGGGCGGCTTGACCGGCCTGCCGATAATCCGGCCACTTTCATATCCATAGAGGAAGGTCGCCGCGGCCGCAGCCCAGCCGCAGTGGCGTTCCTGACCGCATCCCATGCGACTCCCCAATCTGCTGGCCACCAGCCGCGGCCGCCTGGCGGCTTTCTTCCTGCTGTACGTGACCGAGGGCATTCCGCTGGGCTTCGCAGCCACGGCCGTGGCCTCGCAGCTGCGCCGCCAGGGTGTGGGCCCGGCCGAGATCGGCGCCTTCGTGGCCTCGTTCTACCTGCCCTGGGCCTTCAAGTGGGCCTTCGGCCCCTTCATCGACGTGTTCCGCTCCAAGATGCTGGGCCACCGCCGCGGCTGGATCCTGGGCACGCAGATCATGATGGCAGCCACGCTGCTGGTGCTGGTGATGGTGCCGCTGCCGGCCGGCCTGGGCCTGTTCACCGCCATCCTGCTGATACACAACAGCTTCGGCGCCATGCAGGACGTGGCCATCGACGCCCTGGCCTGCAACACCTTGAAGGAAGACGAGCGCGGCCTCGCCAACGGCCTGATGTTTGGCGGCGCGGCCGTGGGCCAGGCCATAGGCAGCAGCGGCGTGCTGTTCCTGGCCAGTTGGGTCGGCTTCCAGCCCACCTTCATCTTCGTGGCCGGCTGCATCCTGGCGGTCACCGGCTTCGTGGTCCTGCCCATGAAGGAAGCGCTGGCCGAGGGCGCCGACCGCGCGATGGGCGGCCTGAGCGGCGCCATCGCCGAGATGAAGAAGTTCTCGGTCGATGCCTTCCGTTCCTTCGTCGGCAGCCGCGGCGCCTTATCGGGCGTGTTCTTCGCCCTGCTGCCGGCCGGCGCCATGTCGCTGGGCCTGGCCCTGCAGACCAACCTGGCGGTCGAGCTGGGCATGAGCGACGACGAGGTGGGCACGCTGACCGGCGTCACCCTGATCCTGTCAGCAGCCTGCATGGTGCTGGGCGGCCTGGTCTCGGACAAGCTGGGCCGTCGCCCCACGCTGTTCGTCTACACCTTGGGCATGAGTCCGCCGGTGCTGTACCTGATGTGGAAGCTGCAGCAGCACGGCTATGTGATGCCGCGCGAGGTGGGCGGGCCGGCCAATCCCGAGCTGATCACGGCGCTGTGGATCGCCTCCGTTTGGTACAACGCCTTCCAGGGCCTGATGTACGGCACCCGCGCCGCCATCTACATGGACGTGACCAATCCCAAGGTCGCCGCCACCCAGTTCACCGCCTACATGGCCATGCAGAACCTGGCGATCTCCATCGCCGCCAGCTGGCAGGGCATTGCGGTCGAGGCCTGGGGCTATCCGACCACCCTGCTGGTGGACGCCATCACCGGTGCGATGGGCCTGCTGCTGCTGCCGGCCCTGAAGCGGTCCACCGTGGTCAGCGACGCGCTGGCCGTGGGCCGGGCCCGCAAATCGGCCGTGGTGCTGGGCGTCTGCTGCCTGCTCTGGATTCCCTACTGGGCCAACCACGACCTGCTGGGCAAGGCCCAGCCCATAGTCGGCACCTTCTTCACCCTGGTCTTCGTGGCCTCGGCCCTGTTCCTGCTGGCCGGCCGCGAAGTGCTGGGCGCCACCGCCGGCGTCTGGCGCCGCGCCGCGCTCTGGACCGCACCGCTGATGCTGGCCATGCATGCCCGCTATCACATGGACAAGATGGGTGGCTTCCGACCGGTGGCCGATGTGCTGATCTATGCGATCCCGCTGCTCGGCGGCATCGTGCTGC
This region includes:
- a CDS encoding ArgE/DapE family deacylase, with translation MNDEQKLDAWIDAHFDEQVRFLQELVRVPTDTPPGNNAPHAERTAELLQAFGYQAEKHAVPADQVQAYGLQSLTNLIVRRRFSESGPTIALNAHGDVVPPGEGWTHGPYSGDIEDGKLYGRAAAVSKSDFASYTFALRALESLGAPLKGGVELHFTYDEEFGGELGPGWLLAQGLTQPDLLIAAGFSYQVVTAHNGCLQMEVTVHGKMAHAAIPDTGVDALQGAVAILNALYAQNIEYRKTTSQVAGIKHPYLNVGRIEGGTNTNVVPGKVVLKLDRRMIPEEDPVAVEAGVRRVIEQAAAGCPGITVEIKRLLLARSLQPLAGNAALVAALRKQGEAVFGEPIPTSGTPLYTDVRLYGERGIPAAIYGAGPRTVLESNAKRADEHLVLEDLRRATKVVARTLRELLIQA
- a CDS encoding ABC transporter substrate-binding protein, encoding MAQPPESPARRCLLLGAASLSLLPARSLALAAPLQLLSYYDYPPFQVAPGQGLSQDLAQWLEREGLVRPQLEVLPRRRVDAITGKAGWQGLVPWVAPSWFPNKSAERPFVWSEPLMDDEDLVLSRRAHPIVFEGVESLRGLTLGGVFGHVYRDADPMVLRGELTRLDSFTQEANLRMLQLGRVDAIFLSRSGLGWWKRRLPEFDALFIVAARPRMRYQRHLMISAQLPTSLRAALLDAVVRLRASADWREMLERYEVHVAEPACCKPAPAVLAGIRP
- a CDS encoding DUF2946 domain-containing protein encodes the protein MQTLSRSTMLRWMVVMTFWLGAVVPAFGMAWAAQQGELAPWTQLCRSSLVSPRAEVTSFSQGGQDDQASHAMFKHCAWCALHQQDLAAPPPLAVPAFQPLPGLRFGLPERFFSAELTAHAWRPAAARAPPASI
- a CDS encoding TonB-dependent receptor encodes the protein MPTKNFKASALSFAALLCLLSTAQACDECSEAEDDTPPAKAEASAPRRNQLGLVQVQGAAPTSLPTHIPTTLEGIKRADIERSINATDAEDALKYLPSLLVRKRYIGDYNHAVLSTRASGTGNSARSLVFADGIQLSNLLGNGATFTPRWGLVTPEEIERVDVLYGPFSAAYSGNAVGAVVDYQTRMPKAFEAHVRLNLAKQPNDLYGKKRDFDVQQLSASIGDRSGALSWWLNVNQLHSIGQPLTFPTKLVSAGAAPGSGAISVTGAVLDKNRSNVPWYLIGTGTEYDTTQNHAKLKLAYDISSSLRASYVLGTWGNASDGSSRSYLRDGSGNVVDNRYGGDVSQAVLIDGKRYTLAASDFTRSRDDLGHSMQALSLKSRTGGAFDYELAASTYDYGTDLSRAYAPTTKAQAEAGRITDQNGTGWTTLSAKGVYRLDQHSLDFGLSQENYELSTLVNATNDWRNGGVAAFTSRFGGKTSTDALFVQDAIQLGRDWQSVLGLRAEHWTARDGLTESAYTGTADRGVCSISTQRCALVHPERSANYLSPKAALSHQLSEDWVIKASTGRAIRFPTVSELYQGGVNAAGQAINNNPELKPERSWTSELSAEWAQGAGAKASSLRVTLFREDSRDALYSQLNVASNANTVQNVRQIRTHGVEVSYNTAGGWTEQLLKGLSLLGSVTFADSRILANDGYVALPGDTLGKQQPRVPRWRATLLASWQALPDLALSLGARYSGPQFSTLDNSDPNGFAYQAASKYFTTDLRAQWKLNKQFMLSAGVDNLNNYQFWNFHPYPQRTWHAEIRFDL
- a CDS encoding YcnI family protein, whose translation is MKQRPWMTALLLAGSAQAHVTLEQREAEAGTPYKAVLRVGHGCDGSATRKLTVLLPEGFKGAKPMPKAGWTLSLRMARLKEPYESHGKSVTEGLAEVSWTANTEADWLQDAWYDEFVVRGTLPGQPGPLWFKVRQDCVQGAWDWSELPAEGMSTSGLKAPAVLLRVTPRVPR
- a CDS encoding DUF1579 domain-containing protein → MKTLIPSLLLAALCLTAQAQPAHDPQAQIRAQREAMLPLAKLDGAWRGSAWTLLRDGSRQDLVQTERVGSFLDGSVKVIEGRGYEADGRIGFNALGVISYDPATKAYTLQSNALGRSGNFPLSVTANGFIWSIPAGAVTIRYTAVIEGDSWVETGEVLISGREPIKNYEMRLKRIGSTDWPGAGAVPMR
- a CDS encoding prolyl oligopeptidase family serine peptidase, with the translated sequence MNSKSTLAALGLIALAAGAAAQGLVYPTTRKADQQDVYHGQRVADPYRWLEDDNSAETAAWVKAQNAVTDKFLSDMPQRLPTRKLYTDLYNFEKFGIPFKEGGRYFWTRNDGLQQQSVFYTAASLSDKPTVALDPNTLSKDGTVALSGFIPSPDGKLIAYGIAESGSDWQRWKVRNLATGQDMTDEVRWVKFSSAAWTPDGKGFFYSRYDEPKAGAALTGANYFHKLYYHRLGTEQSADQLVFENKDDKQWGFGAEVSDDGSLVYIAIWKGAGSKNGLAVLPLNKGSFVAGTKVQVITQDFDALYSAVGNEGSTLFVKTDQGASRGRLIAIDLKKPARSAWKTLVAETSDTMTSAHAVGGRFLIGYLRDASTLVKVHAKDGKFVRDVQLPGVGSGAGFSGKWTDSETFFSYTSLTTPSEVWRYDVATGQATVFQKPKTPFEAEQFETRREFVTSKDGTKLPIFIAHKKGLKLDGTNPTLLYGYGGFNVPMTPTYGVTAATWMKMGGVYVIASLRGGNEYGESWHEAGTKLKKQNVFDDFIASAEWLIANKYTQPSKLAVNGGSNGGLLVGAVVNQRPELFGAAVPQVGVMDMLRFHKFTIGWAWVTDYGSSEDAEQFKALLAYSPLHTVKGMRNYPAVMVTTGDHDDRVVPAHSFKYAAALQAADTGAAPKIIRIETAAGHGAGKPTSKIIEERADMLAFFANTFKMDTKQ
- a CDS encoding MFS transporter; translation: MRLPNLLATSRGRLAAFFLLYVTEGIPLGFAATAVASQLRRQGVGPAEIGAFVASFYLPWAFKWAFGPFIDVFRSKMLGHRRGWILGTQIMMAATLLVLVMVPLPAGLGLFTAILLIHNSFGAMQDVAIDALACNTLKEDERGLANGLMFGGAAVGQAIGSSGVLFLASWVGFQPTFIFVAGCILAVTGFVVLPMKEALAEGADRAMGGLSGAIAEMKKFSVDAFRSFVGSRGALSGVFFALLPAGAMSLGLALQTNLAVELGMSDDEVGTLTGVTLILSAACMVLGGLVSDKLGRRPTLFVYTLGMSPPVLYLMWKLQQHGYVMPREVGGPANPELITALWIASVWYNAFQGLMYGTRAAIYMDVTNPKVAATQFTAYMAMQNLAISIAASWQGIAVEAWGYPTTLLVDAITGAMGLLLLPALKRSTVVSDALAVGRARKSAVVLGVCCLLWIPYWANHDLLGKAQPIVGTFFTLVFVASALFLLAGREVLGATAGVWRRAALWTAPLMLAMHARYHMDKMGGFRPVADVLIYAIPLLGGIVLLALATRSWQALDEMAAADGPQPAPQGAD